The genomic interval AGGAGGTGATGTGGTAGAAATTTAGGAGAAGTGGGGCTTAAGAAAACAATTTCCcttttagaagaagaagaaaagttgtttgtttttttgttaattgaaaagtgttttcatttaattttagtattttcatAATGCCAAACATTAGAAGATGAGAAAAGTGTTTTCCCCCCAAACAAATCTTGAGATGCCCTCTCTTGTGGGTCTCCGTTGCTCTTCCCCTAAACAAATCTTGAACCTATCCGGggttgtattttatatttgaatataattaaaatataataatgttgATAAATAATCTTTCTAATTACATCCAAATTTCAAAGCAttcaatacataattaatattatctTAAAGATGCTTATATCttttattatcaattttgtaaTATAAAACAGATATTTTGATTTGgaaaataaagtttttaaagatataaaattattcgttaaaagataaaattttagtaataagtttttaattggaaAATATATAGAATTTGAAAGTCGACCACTGACTTTTGAAAtttcttatattattattattaaaactttataggaatacaaaaaataatttatgaaaatataaataaaaaataatatgagcAATAATGATTACGATGATTGCAATTATTTTTGGGCACTGCAGCAAAAGCTGAATTGATGATGCATTACATTTAAGTGGGTAACGCAAAAGAAGTATCATATTCATGGTCACGTGTCAATTCACTAAACTATTAAGCATcatagttttattattattattattattattattattattattattgtataaatttgcaaaattcggttgaaagaaaataaaaacttgtaAAATGCGAAGCCCATAATGGTAGGTAGAAGAATGGGTCTGAAACTGGTAATGTCAAGCATGCTGCATGGGCCTCAGTCTAGGCCCACTCCACCCTCAGgtaaagtgtatatatatatcatcactatatatttatttagctAAACAAACATTAAcattataaaacatattaaaataacataaagatACGCACGCATGATTCACTAATTAAACGTTTGAAATTTTGTAacaattacaaattaattaaaacataaaaaaatccCAAACACGTGCAAATGGAGCTTCATATAAGCTATTATTATTAATGACAAAGGTCAAAATATATGGTTAATTAAACTAGATGGAGAAAGATCCCTTTCAGTACTCTTGAGATCGTAGAGAAGCCCCTTCCTTCCAAATTTAAAAtgccctagctagctagctagctagccacTTACCCTAAGACAGGGACGGACAGGGGTGGGGAGGGTGGACTTCAgcctctaatttttttttaaaatatattttgtacattaaaaaaaatattttcttattctaAGCTTCCCAAATCCAGTCTAATCCCAAGGCGCCCCCCCACCCCCCAGCCCAGCTCCCTcaccttcttttcttttccaaattatgttaaaattatagTTTTGTCCCTCACTTTtgtgattgaaaaaaaaattattggtgAAGCttacaattgaaaataaaatttgaagtcCTCAAGTAAAAATTCCTAAGTCCGCCTCTACTCTAAGGAGGGAGATCCCTGTTATCATATCCTAGAATTACAAGCGAGTAATGTTATTGCATGGCTGATAAGATGTTATCATATGTCAAGTCTTTTCTTTTAACTCTAACCTATGACGTCCGCACATGTTTTAATGGTCCAAATAAAAGATCCATTTCCTTCTTTAAGTAGTTGAGAGAAGAGTTCATCACgtcttttatcattaattaatagtcagccaaagaaaaatgttacatatttgctcagcatctgaaaaaaaaaagtagcaaAGAAACTCTCAAGCTGTACATTGATTAATTTAGAAATGCAACCTTGAAAATTCTAGAGTTGTAGGTAGGTCTAGCAATTGTTATCTAACACTCAAAAAGGACAAAACTGGTACAACCACAAAAATCCTTTGATCCTGATGTGTCCTACCactatatttaaataaataatgtctagaggttgtaaaaatatttgatgtaactttgtatatttttataaatataaatttttattatttattactcTCCAGTTTCATATATGAATAagtctctaaattttttttttgaaattttattattaaagtgTTAAAATTATGTGATGGGATTTTCTAGTAATGAGATTTCTTAAATGTTCttgattcttaaattttttagatggGACTCTGGTTAATCTATTATGGACTAACATATAGTTTACTACATTAATTAGTATAAGATACGAATGATTAAGAGTGATAAGCCACATATCACATAGCATGTGATGCTTATAGTTAATAATCTCGTGGGTAGTTGTTAGAGAACAAACATACTGAATATAACACCGACAACTAATCACATGGCATGATAGATAATGATCTTGTCATCAAGTTATGATTGTGTAACTAATCCTTTAATTTGAaacaacacagttgtcttgtgtattggtgtgcaaGATTTGCTGATACACCAAATCATTCGATCGCGAGGTGAGGGCGTTTATTTATGTGGTCTTATATAGTTGGtgccattgttgttaaaatcgcGAGTCAACTCGTACGAGTTTACAAGTCATGAGGCATAAAACGAGTTAACTCGCTTGTAAAATCAAGTTTTATAGAATCGGAGTCGAGTCTACGAGTTTACTGGATCCGAATTTATGAGTTTACCAAGTTTAGTTTTGCTCACAATTTTGAggttagaaacaaaaatattttcatccctaaccaacatatatatatatatataatcgttGTTAATCTCCTATTTTGGTACTTCTACAAACCCTAAACGACGTTATGTATGTGTGCTTGCTACATTCACTTGTTGTGTCCTTCTGCAAACCCTAATCGTTGTCAATCTTGTTTTaaccttttttcttcttttgttcacCTTGAAAGTTTGAAGAATCAAACCCAACCCATGTATGTAAGTAAGTTGTGAGTGAGAGTGACTATGTTTTGTTAAGTCAGGTAATCAAATGTTGTGTGCGCGTTGTGCTGAGATCTGTGTTGTGTCTATTTGATGTGCTGAGTGAGTGTGTTGTGCagttgtgcttgtgtgtgtacATTCTTATTTGTGATGTTATTATCTACGCATACAAGGAAGTGTAGATTCaaagaattaatcttaaatatgcCACAATCAAATCATGGgtgagtttaattttatattaagattgatGATTAGCAAGAAACAAACATACCTCTTTGGTATTGGTAACTTAATTAGTGTAATGACATAATGTAGAAGTTTAACAATATTTGTAGTTTTATtacttagtatttttatttattttgaacaaTGTTTGTTAATGATGATGGTAATGtttgttatttgaaattttgattatggatgaatgaatgatgaacttaatatttaaaaattcatattatttagtatttttgaaattggtagataaaataattttgaaataggtgcatctatttcatttataataagaaatatatcattataaacaaatatttacataaattaaagggtatttttaatttttcataaaatcttacgattttacgatttgatTTACAATCTGATTTTATGAATCGCCTTACAATCTCacttaaaatcttgattttaacAATGCATGAAGGCATGTGCTTGTGGATAGGATTTGTCACCCTCTTTAAATTGAGATGAGCATCCTATGTGACCTATTATCAGTGTGACAGGAAAATCCTTGGTCAAGACagtttgattaattaagaaaaagttTTTTGAGATGTCATCTAGTCACGTTGATGAGATTAGACACATAATTACTAAGTTTGTAAGTTTATCACTTCATGACTCTCATTCAATTAAAATGTTAAGTAATGGAAGAATTGTATTACACTGTAATCGTTAACTATAACTAGATGACTTGAAATTAGAGTTCATTGCTTTCTGTATTGTTCTAGGCAATTGCCAGGTGCTACCCAAGACCATTAGAATGTCTTAAGAAGATAAAGAGATTCTTATGATAGGTCGAAGTGTTCAACCGACATCAAAAAGGTGTTTGATGTTATCTGATTACTATTAGACAGTGAACCTAACAAGTCACATGATGAAAAGTGTAGGCaacattttatttgttgttttcaagtcatttttagtttttgattttttaaaataatgaaaacacattttctttactattttaaaaatgtatttttgaaaacaaaaaaaataaattgtaaaaaaaactcaaaataataaaaagttattttgaatgttttcatcaaaaacaaactctaaaatcaaaacatatttatttatttatttatattttgttattgtaatgggaaaaaatattacaaaattcattaactttaaaatgtatatatatttttaataatatattaacattaaatatttttaatgtactgaataatcaaatttattgaataaaatattattaaaaaattattttcaaaatttcaaagagaactcattttctaattttctgttttaaaaaatatttttttaaaataacaaagagaatgcgttttcaattttctaaaaacaaactatcaaaacagaaaattaaaaatgaattcaaaattaaaaattaaaaattaaagagtacaGGGTCTGAAATCAGAACTATGCACTCGTTATATTCTCAACCTTGTTAAGTGTTAATGGTGGGTCTTGAaatatcattaagagttaatgacggGTTCATTAAATGTTAGTGGACTAATATATGGGATCATACAGCATGCACTTCAAAACTGTTAATGGAACATAGATTGATTCACAATCTATGTTCCAATCTTTTCGTTCATCCTGTATAGAACAGGGTGATAATGGAACATAGATTGATTCACAATTAGAGGTTGAGATACAGACCTAGTGTTTAATAAGGGAACTTGTTTATTGCAAACTAGTCCTGTGTAGTCCATAACTTGGGCTTAGAAAATGGGCTAAAAGGGCCTCTTCTTCTGTTAAAGAACATGCTACTAATTATAGTTTTCCTCATGAAGACTAAGATGACTAAAGTGATGATGGACATATTACGTAGGATTGGTTTCACAAATGGCTTTTATATGGGCAAGAAAGGGTGAGAGGAGATCTAGCTCTTTATTGGCAAAATGATGATGTTGATCTTATAATCCATAATTTCTCAAAGGGGcatataaatacaataatatatgaaaataaaataagtctCGTATGGAGGTTGAGTAGATTATATTGGAATCTAGACCATACCAAGAGGAAAGACAGTTGTATGCATCTCCATGGACATGCATATATAGGGGATTTCAATGAAATCTTGTTACAATAAGAAAAGGAGTGTGAAGGGAGTGGATTGCAAAGATTAATTGATACATTTAGAGTAGTAATATGGGTAGTTGCAACCAGATTGATCTGGGGCATGAGGGTTACCATTTCACTTGGACAATCAACAAGAGGGGGGCAACTCTAGTACATGAAAGGTTAATTAGATCGGGTCTTAGTAAACGAAGAATATGGATGGATTGCTTTCGAACAGAAAAGGTATGACAGTACTCTAATTAGTAAGCTCAGACCATGTTATATATGCCATACAAAGTGATAATAATAGAAGGCAAACCACCCAACCTCAATGGTTTAGAAATCAGTGGCTATTTCACTTCCAAAGTATGTGGCTGCTAGAAAGTTCCTATCAAGATGTGGTTCATGAGTCATAGCTATTTCATCGATCAGATGTGTTGGAAGGAATACATGATTCAAATCAATGAAAAACTcttgttaaattaaaaaattagttgatgCACAGGACTACTTGTATACTacataagaagaagataaaacCTAGCTAACTCAATTTATCTAAAGATAAACCTTATTGggaaataatcaaatttaggAGACAAATCCAACAAATATAAATCTAATCGGAGTAAGtaatatgaaattgaaattggcAACCATCGCATATATATAGTTGCATAACAAATTGAATACATTACAAATGTGAACAATGTAGAGACCCGCAGCTGCTTTATCTAGAATCAAGCTTGCAATGAAAGGAGACTTATCGATTGTGATTGCCAAATCCACTACCTCACCTTTACCCTTCCTTCCTTTGGGTATTTTTTTGGTACCCAAACAAAACTCTCCTCATTAGGGGAAGGTTTTGATTGGTGCCTACTAGGTGAGATACCCATTAATTGCCACCCTATCTACTAGaaacaacacccccccccccccccccccccccctggcCCAACGAAACTTAGTTATCCATGGCCACTTTATCCAAGCAGTTCAAGATGACTTAAGTCTTTTTCCACTTTCACGTTTGCAAGAAGGAAAATCGATTGGTACACTGTTTAGCTCAAAGAGGAACCCAAAGCTATGAGAGATCATTTCGGAGGGGACTCAGTCCCAATATGATATTCTTTGTATTGCATTATATTTGATGGTTCTTAATATGAATCTTTTACCTCCTATCAAAAAGAGAAACTTATATTTGAGAATCAACTAAGACTCCCAAGTTGCGGATCTAGTTGTTCCAATGCTTTCACTTGTAGCCTGTGACGTACATAATAAAGACGACGTTTGGGCTTCACCTAACCAAGCACTAAAGGAAGGAAAAGTGTGTACAAGGGCATTCTTGTAATTTGATATtaagctaaaattttaaaatctttatgtatttatatatatatatatatatatatatatctaacatgcCTGATAAGTTGAGGGTGCTATCCTAAAAGTGAAAGTGTAGTCATTGCAAATTctcttcataaaaaataaataaggataattacaaaaacatatttaaagtttgctaatatatatatatatatatactttttattaaacttcatattaatattCTTACATAAAGAAAAATACGTGAACTCCTTTTAACCTCCTAGAAACCTATctaatgtttaaatttttatgaagaaaaGTTCTACAAAAATAGTCAATACACTTTGGATTTTAAAAAGTATCAAAAAGTCAAGTCAACTACGAGgaatagtttaaatttttttgaacttaAAATTCCATGAAGCATTTTATCTACTATTTGAAATTGCATTAACAATTTTtataaagtttttctttttaaagatttaaacCTTAGGTAGTATTCCCATTACTTAGTGCAGTTTTATAAATCTTAAATATTCTATTAATTAAGcaaataaatcattttaaatgGATGATGCATTGTTAATTaggtgaattttaaaatatccttctctattttgttttaagataaaaatttatgcgcatatgatataaaatatatttttctatttgtaaCAAAATTTGGGGCACCCTAATTCCTAACTCCACCCCCACCCTCACTCTTCATAAGGCAAGAGAATAGGGGGTTGTTTGTCATGCTAGGCCATTAGTGTGAGTTTAATAAGGGGTTGTTTGTCATGCTAAGCCATTAGCGTGAGTTTAATTTCAAGGGAGGATAGttatttttttggaaagaaTCTTGATGATGTTATCAACGGATCTAATCTCAAAATCTGATCAATCAGGCACATCTTGTAATTTACCTGATAGTTGATGAGTCGGGATTACTATCCCTATACTAATCAGGCACAAGCTTGGAATTgggttattaaaaaaaaaaaaaaataggatgaAAATGCCTACTATCGTGGCGCGAGGCGAGATATTGAAGTTTGGAATTGAGGATGGGACCACCCAGCCCCATTGCCAACAACAACCTTAGTATGATCTTGTTACGTTCGAAATAATTCaggtataaaattataaaattaacaaaaaataaaaggtttaataaaaatacatattataataaatttaaaatatatttaagtaattatacCAAAAGTTAATTGGGACCACAAAGAGAGATCGTCATGAATGGCGCCAACTCATTCCACCACACATGGAGAGCGAGCGGGCATCTATTCCAGgttctccctctccctctctctctctctctctctctctctctggcttCTGATGGTACGAACAGCTGCCTGCCACGCCGCCCGTTGGACTTTTCTGGCTCTCCATACATAAAACGACAAAAGCCCTCCCAGTCCCAGTATTCTTACACCCCCACTTGCTCGTCGTCCCCTTACCCCCTCTTCCCCCACCATATACGTCCCCATTGCTGgtgcattttttatttcttcaggCTTTTTCGTTATGGttacaagaaaataattttattgccCCCCCCCAAAACTCTTCATAATTCTCAGCTGAAGAAAaacacgcacgcacgcacgcacgcagAAGAAAAGAGGCGTCGCCGCCAATGATATCTCGCGAAATAGGATTTAAGGGGGCGACGTTGAAAACACGCGTGTGGTGTGTGTGGTACGTGCAATTTGGCGTTGTGAGAAATGCGATCAGAACAAACCCAAGAACAATGTCCTAGAAAGAATGTGACAAATGACAACACCTACAGACAAAGCCACCCAATTCACATTGCCCCGAGTTTTGAACTTTCTTTGAACAAACAGTAGCCAATCAATCCTCACGGTTGTGTTAACATGTTGGCCGATCTCAAGGTTATGCATTTTTCTCCGCAATTCAGCAGCCTCAGTTTACACGGGGAGCTCTGTAATATGCAGGCACGGTGGCGGGGAAAAACATCTGTCTTACTCCTTCCGCTTTGATGATCGGCAAGATGATTCCTGATGCTCCCTATGAAAGGCAGATTTTCAAGTTTCAGATACGAGTTATGCTTAACAATGAGTTGAAAAAAACTGGTTTCATACTCAGTAACAGGgagtaataattaatacacaccgAAATCAGTTTGGCTCCAATCCACATGCGCTTGGGAGAGGGAAAGGGTAACAACAGGCGGCCTACGCCATATATAGCCACCGCAAAGAAATGGAGAACCAAGCTCAGCGGGCGAGGGTTTAGGCCTGAGAGTAGAGAGACCGGTCCATTTGAAAAAATACCACCAAGGCTTAAATAATCGAAGCATGCCTGTCGCATTTCCTTCCGTGCTTGATCAGGCGAAGCGCAAAACACCTTGTACAGGGCACCAGCCAGTGTATTTATAGTCGATGCCACAGGCTGCAAGTGAGAAGATTAGATAGTTAGAAGCCTGTCAATCTAGTATTTGGTCAAGGTGGATATCCCTTCATGCATAGAACTTACCTTACGCAAGGTGTAAAATGACTCAAGATATCTGCATAGAGTTGGTGCATCATTTAAGTCCCGCAGAGGCCGAAGAAGATCACGCAGCACAACAATATCAGATAGTGCAACAGTCATTCCACCACCAGTTAGAGGATGGCGCATGTTGAATGCATCCCCCATCAACAAGGCCCCTGGAGTAGGATGAGGTGCAGCTGGCATGCTTCTGTTGGGCATTGTCTTTATGTTTCCTTTATCAATGGCAGCAACAAAGGCTTCATGCAACTGCTCGGGAATCTGTGTCCAATGTGATGGCAAAACAAGCAACTAAATTACCATATGATTCTGCAAAATGAAGACATACAAGAATATGGTTGTAGACAAAAACTGCCAATGCATATCATGTATATTACCTGGGGAGCAACTATGGCCTTCAAGTACTTGGCCATTTCACCATTTGAAATAGAAGGAACCTTTTGACCTGGTACATCAACGAGACAGCGGACCTCTGTGCTACTAATAGGATAAAACAAGATAGGTGATGGGTCTGCTAAAACAACATGCCCATGATTTGCAAATGGAAGTTCACAGTTCTCCAGCACCAATCCAACAAAACAAGAAGGTACATCAACCTACAGACGAGATCAAGACATAAGGCCTTTAGTCCCATGGAAATAGAGCAGAAAATACAAACCCCACTACAAAGTACCAACCAATGTATAGACAAAAAATGATGTTTCAACAAATTAAACCGTGGTTCACAAATTCAATCTGAACCGAAAAAAGTCTTAAACTGATGGGAGTATCTGGCAGGGAAAATGAGTTTACCACTTCTActactatgaaaaaatatagataatatagCAAGCCGTCCGCACCTTAGGGTTGCAAAGAGATCTGCGCAAGTTTGAAAAACAGCCATCGCAGACAATGGTCAGAGGTGCGTACGCTGCCATCTCCTCACCATTTTCAGTCTTGTATTGGACACCTTTGATGACACCATTTTCTTCAAGCAAAGATGTAACTGTTCCTTGTTCCAATCGAACACTacagaaaatggagaaaaatatttaataaacgattagcataaagaaaaacaattaaGGAAGAAGACAAGTTGATGCCCTGAAACATATTCTTGATTTCTTAAAGGCATTATCGATAGtgatttgaaattcaattatgCATTAAGGAACCAAATTAAAATCTGCAATAGAAGAAAAACCATACTTAGGCAGAGATGCAGCTTTCTCCCTCATTCTTTGAATGAAGCGTCCATTGTGAAAGCTCCTTCCAGACACATCTGAGTGAAACTTTTCTAGAGGATAAGAGAGTCGGGTGTTCCTTCCATCCTTGAAAAGAGCATATCCAAACACCCTCTGGGCATCAATTTCTTCCACACAGTCTGAAGTAGAATATCATACAGTTCATTCGTTACACCATAACACTACGGCAAGCAAAGAAATCTTTATGCCACAGTagtcaaacaaacaaaaaaatgccACTAGTCCCATGACTAATACAGAAAAGCGTTCAAAATTTATATGGTTTGCCTTGATAAGCATTTCTTATTCGTGTAAGTCATACCTTCCAGTCCCAATTCAATTAATTTCAGGTAGCCGCCTGGTTGTAGCAGCTCACCGACAATTCGGTGAGGCTCAGTCAAGTCCCTCTCAATCACATGAACCTGTCGCCCATCCTGAAATCCAATATCCAAATCAGTTTGTACTTAGTTTAATTCACACAGCAAAATTACTAATATTAACATCAGGCCACTGATTCTTGAAACCATCTATTGCCTTGTGCTTCTCAAACAAATAATACAAAGGTTCTTTCGGCGTTCTTTTTTTTCTGTATTTCATACATTGTTTTGATTAGGTGAACTATGAGCTAAACAGATCAGTTAAATGAGAATTAAGATTTCTTTATTAAGCACTATGAAATACAAGATTATTTGCTGAGATTGAAAAAATCAGTACGAGAGTATTTGCTGCTATTTTTTAGAAGCAACGTGGCCAAAATTCGCTCAAGAACCAAAAACCTTTGGAAAGATTTCTTATTCCTTAATGAACAGAGTCATGAGCTCCTAGCTTccaaatatatgatatattctTTCTTTGTTACTTACCCCCACACTTTGAAATGTTTGTATGAATTTGCGGATTCACAGATCCTAAAATGATCCAACTGTattaaagcctaacaatgaaaATTCAAGAATTGGTAAAACCGTAGATTGCTCTAATTCTTGGTATTATTGTCTGCGGATGCCTTAATTCTCATAAACCAAATTCAACAATCTGAAGACTATTAGAACTCCAAAGCAAGAAACACATCTAAACATATACGTGTATTAGATTAATGCACATGTTATACCAAGGCCTGCGGAGAAGATCAAAGTTGAATGCTACGAGGCAATACCTTGCCGAGGGTATGAGCGAGAGCGGCACCAGCCACTCCGGCTCCAACGATGATGACGTCGACGTCGTCGCTCCCACCGTTTCTCCGTCTGCATTCTCCATTAACcacggtggtggtggtggtggtggcggaGGCGGTGGATGCAGCGGCGGTGCTCTGTCCTCGTCCGTTCCGCTTCCGGAACAAATTGGACAGCACCGCGAGTCCCAGCACGGCGGCGAAGAGCGAGGCCAGCAAATACTGATCCAACATTTCCGCAGAACAACGAGTGGGGAACGACGAGGAGACGAGCGACAGCGAGACTCGTccctttgtctctctctctctctctctctctctcctcgcTGGCCTTGGGCTCTCCTTTCTGGAAAGAAATGCTGAAATGGGGACGAGCGAGCACGAGGCCCTTGGGGAGGCCAGGTGGACAATTTATAGGCCTGCCTCCTCTCCTCAGCCATCTCTTCaacaatatatttattctttCTAACAATGCCAACAAACAAACTATCGcgtcaatataataataataatattataaatggttgtagatttagattttaaatacatggcatggcatggcaatGGTTactttgtaattaatttaaaatttattctattaattatttatatatttaaaataaaattatttatatattttaaatacctGGTAATggttatttcttaattatttatacattattattattattattaaattgcgGTTAAAATGAACACCCTCTATTGTTCCTTCCTTGGAAGTTGCCTAACTTTTTGTGCCCCGGTGCCACGTGACCGGGCCATGGGCCGTCTCCCTTCTTCGTCCAGTCTCAATCTCCATTATTCTATAATccaaactaataattaaatataaccaaattATACTATTCAACATCTTATTATAATGATTGTACGTATCGTTACTGTTGAAGAATCAGGGAATCTTTTCAATGAGTTTGGGCACCAGCTTCTCATGTGTGGCACcagttttttcaattaaaaagaattcaaattttaaaataatttaattttaaaaatactgtGTCATATGTAAAActtcattaaaagataaaaaaattaaaagtttaaaatatttttttggttaaacatgtaattttttcataatcGAAGGTCTTGTAACAACGCGTAAAGTAAATAAGTTTGACATTcaaaaatttttcttaatattttaaaaaataaataaataattatttataaaaaaatttaatttcaaaatattaagataaatatcatttataaaaatcataatcttaACGAgttctaaaatataataatattaattctaataaaattaaaaatatatcaaaatagacattatttataaaaattttaattttaaattaattaaaattattttattttttttataaataatgacattcatttctaaaaatataagcctataatattagttttaatatagttttcataatttttagtATCTAACTTAAGTATCTGAGTATTTGTACGAGAACTCCCCACACCCTCCGACTATTTTTATCTAAGTAGATTTTAAGGGATTAATGacgaaattttttatttaataaatttattgttaaattttaataataataaaatatttacgaAAATGGTGTTATGACATTGTTTTGTTGGCTTTTCGTatagtaaaaattatttctcagaATTCATTAACGTGGGAAAGTACAGCCTGGAGGATCGGTAGATGCGGATGTCTAGCAATACGTGCTGAAGGATGTCAAAATTGGCGTTTTGCTAAGTGGATAGAATAAGCTTGGATTAGTATTAAAAGTCAAGCTGCAGTATATATGTTTTGTCATATTGTACTCCAAAACCATTAAGACTATAACAAAACACGGGGCGTTCAAGGTGAATATGAAAAAAAGACTGTTCGTTTTTATATTTGTGGTGTATCACTATTTGAATCTTGATTGTTACGGTtcattaatttatcttttctgcTA from Diospyros lotus cultivar Yz01 chromosome 8, ASM1463336v1, whole genome shotgun sequence carries:
- the LOC127808988 gene encoding squalene monooxygenase SE1-like, which translates into the protein MLDQYLLASLFAAVLGLAVLSNLFRKRNGRGQSTAAASTASATTTTTTVVNGECRRRNGGSDDVDVIIVGAGVAGAALAHTLGKDGRQVHVIERDLTEPHRIVGELLQPGGYLKLIELGLEDCVEEIDAQRVFGYALFKDGRNTRLSYPLEKFHSDVSGRSFHNGRFIQRMREKAASLPNVRLEQGTVTSLLEENGVIKGVQYKTENGEEMAAYAPLTIVCDGCFSNLRRSLCNPKVDVPSCFVGLVLENCELPFANHGHVVLADPSPILFYPISSTEVRCLVDVPGQKVPSISNGEMAKYLKAIVAPQIPEQLHEAFVAAIDKGNIKTMPNRSMPAAPHPTPGALLMGDAFNMRHPLTGGGMTVALSDIVVLRDLLRPLRDLNDAPTLCRYLESFYTLRKPVASTINTLAGALYKVFCASPDQARKEMRQACFDYLSLGGIFSNGPVSLLSGLNPRPLSLVLHFFAVAIYGVGRLLLPFPSPKRMWIGAKLISGASGIILPIIKAEGVRQMFFPATVPAYYRAPRVN